One Curtobacterium herbarum genomic window carries:
- a CDS encoding peroxiredoxin has product MAIPDTGTAAPGFTLPGMVVRDGVRTDAEYSLAAQVGRPVVLAFYPGDATPVCTAQLCSYQQELDDFRDLGAVVWGISPQGLDSHEGFARNASLSFPLLSDVAGDVIRAYGVHVPGLGLRRSVFVIGPDGLVRWRHVGLVGLRFPRAEVIRDQIELLVD; this is encoded by the coding sequence ATGGCCATCCCCGACACGGGCACTGCGGCACCGGGCTTCACCCTCCCCGGCATGGTCGTCCGTGACGGCGTCCGCACCGATGCGGAGTACTCGCTCGCGGCCCAGGTCGGCCGTCCGGTGGTCCTCGCCTTCTACCCGGGCGACGCCACCCCCGTCTGCACCGCCCAGCTCTGCTCGTACCAGCAGGAGCTCGACGACTTCCGCGACCTCGGCGCCGTCGTCTGGGGCATCAGCCCGCAGGGCCTCGACTCGCACGAGGGCTTCGCCCGGAACGCATCGCTGTCGTTCCCCCTCCTCTCCGACGTCGCCGGCGACGTCATCCGTGCCTACGGCGTACACGTCCCCGGGTTGGGTCTGCGACGGTCGGTCTTCGTGATCGGCCCGGACGGCCTGGTGCGGTGGCGACACGTCGGCCTGGTCGGCCTCCGCTTCCCGCGCGCCGAGGTCATCCGCGACCAGATCGAGCTGCTCGTCGACTGA